ATCAAACGGAACAACCTTCCCTTCCTTGAGAACTGATGCCAAGTCTCTGGCAAAGGCGATACCATCCCCCACAACCATGAGATCAATGTCTGTGAGAGGCCTCAGCATGAGGGCGTCCCGGACATAGCCACCAACAACGTACACCTCCCTCTCCGTAGCTGCAGCCAGATCCATGACCACCGTGAGAATTTTATAGCCGTCAAGGTGCTGTTCCAGCAGAGATGTTACATTAGTCATTTTATGGTAATTTACGGTTACCGAAGAGAAATCCCCGGACGACTGAAGATTCCTCTTGAAGCTGCTTCCGTCCCGCAATAACTTCCACCTGTAAGTATGCGATCCCTTGTCTTAACCCTGATTTTCGTTTCTCTATCAAATGCACAGTTCGGCAATGTTCAAGTCACATTGGACGCTCAGCGATTGAAGGAGAACGATCGCCGAACTACCTCGACACTGGCAAATGAAGTCACCAGCTTCTTTAAACTTACCCCTTGGGATGAAGAATTCAGTGATCTGAAAGTCCCAATGAATGTTCAGATCATTTTCGAAGGTGTGGCCGATAAAGGAAGTGAACGGCTCTATTCTGCTCAATGCCTCTTTTCAACAGGTATTGATCAACGTTACTTCGCCAAACTTATTCAGTTCCCATACGCCATGGGACAGAGTGTGGTGTTCTCACCCGTCATTTTTGAACCTCTAGCCAGTGCCCTGGAGTTTTACGGCTACCTCGTAATCGCAGGCGAAACGGACACTTATGAAAAGTTCGGCGGCACGCGGTTTTATGAGCGGGCAAGGGAGATCGCATTGCGAGGCCTCTCATCTCAGTATCGCCGAGGATGGAGTGAGCGTCTGGAGCTGGTAAATCTTATGACAAAATACCGCCAAACGCGGCTGGCTAAATTCCATTTCTACGACGCCATGGCCTATATCGACGAAGGGGAACTGAACAGCGCCGATGAGGCGTTCAAAGAGATGATGAAAAATCTGGAGGGCACTTTTACTCAGTTCCCCCGTGAGCACTACTCAATAATATTTCTTACCGGTCACGCCGAGGATTTGAGCAAACTACCCACCGGCGTTTCATCAAAAAAAAAGATGCTGAAAAGGTTGTCAGAACTGGATCCTGACAACAAGAAAAAGTATCAGTCGGGACTCGACACCAAGTCCCGGTAATTCCGCTTCCTAAAAATCCAATACTGCAGAACGACACTCCCTTTATACATACGGGAGATCACTTCTCTGTCTTTCAGCTGTCGGAGTGATTTGACGCGGCGACGGCGTTTTAGAATTACGTGGGGGTGAAACAGAATCCAGACTAATGATTGGAAGATGCCGAAAACGTGGCGGAAATCGACCAAGGCCAGAGAGTAGAAAATGGCTACAATCTCAAGGGCAAGGCGAATTGGAAGAAAATAGAGCATAAGCGGGAGAGAGTAATTGCTCAGAAGCATAAGCATCGAATTGCGGTGATTCAGATACTGTTTTTTAAGGGATTGGGCCGGCAGTGTGACAGCATTTTTGTGGTACACCACAGACTTGGGATTGACCATGACGCGGCGCCCCATGAGAAGCAACCGCCACTGAAGGTCGATTTCCTCCTGATGGGCAAAGAACAATTCATCGAATTGTCCCGCGGCCTCAAAATCACTTCGGCGTACCATGAAGGCCGTTCCTGACGCCCAGAAAATATCAACCTCATCATTGTATTGGCCCATATCTTTTTCCTGAGTCAGAAATAGCCGCCCCCTGGCAAAGGGAAAACAGAGCAGATCCATGGCGCCGCCACTGCCGCCTGCATAATCAAAAAGATCGGTTTCAAAATAATTGAGAATTTTCGGCTGTACCGCCGCTACATCTGGATCTGACTGAAGCGTTTCAACCAGAGGTTCAATCCAGCCCTCTTCCTGGATGGTGTCGTTATTGAGAAAGACCAGCAGTTCACCTTTGGCCGCTTGAGCACCACCGTTACAGCCTCCGGCAAATCCCTCATTGGAAGCATTCTTGATCAGATGAACATCAGGATGATTCTCCGCCACCCAATCGGCGCTACCGTCAGTTGATCCATTATCCACCACAAGCACTTCAATTTCGGGATAAGTAGAGACTTTCAGCGAATCAAGACATTCAGAGAGGATCTCGATCCCGTTGTAGTGTGGAATAATAATTGAGACTAACGGCATTGCGCCGGTATCAAGAGTCAGGAAATTCGCTCCGCGAGCGATATTGCCTTAGAAGAGAAGTGGCAGCTGTATCTGCCGGGAACTTCAAAGTCCACTTTTCCAGAACATCAACGGCTTCATTGTCGTAACCGTTTTCGGTGTAAGTCTGAAGTAAAAAAGCCACAATGTCCGGCCGGTTGGAGTTGTGAAACTGCTTGAGTATCTCCTTCCCCCGCTCTACATCTCCGGAGTCGTGGTAAATCTGGCCCATCTGAAGTTTCATTTCTTCGCTGTTGACGGGAACTACGTCTTCTGGCATAAGCTCCGCCATTAAATTGAGTGGTTCTAAAGCTTCATATTTAAATCGTTCCAAATCGTCATCAGTAGTAAAACTGTCCTTACGCTTATTACGCAACTTCTGATATTTTTCCATTCCTAGTTGCATGAATGCAGAGCGGTAATTTTGAAGCAACTTCAGGATATTGGGATTAAGATAAACTTCAGGATCATCCAAATTTCTATATTTGTATCCGGGTGCATAATCGGTGGACCAGGTAGTATCCTCCACCACAGTCATGAGATTTTTGCCAAGCCGGTCATAATTCACTGCCGAGACTCTATGAGACCTTAGCCGAAAGGCGAGACCCTCCATCTGAAGATATTTTTCCAGGCCAATTCTATTACTTGGAGAAACAGTAACAGCGAAATAGATGGGAATTTGCCACTTGCTTTGCTGTATGATGTGAAGGATCATCAGGTCTTGGACGCGGATTCCACCTCCCCCGATGGTCGGTTTGAGCGTCCAGGATACCTTCCCTTCTTTATTGTCAGGATCACCGGCAACTGGGACAGTGATGGGCGTATTCTTCCAACGATCCACCCTAAGAAAAAGCGGTTTCCCATCCACCGGGTTGACACCGATAGGTCTCTTGCCAGAAATCTGTTTATCAGTAAGATTGATGAATCGTTCACTGCCGGAACGTAATTCCCGCAACTGTTGAATGTACCAATCAGTGTTCAAGAGACTGAGATTGGCTACGGTGACATCCTTCCGAATTCCCTCTACTTCCTGAAGGTACCAAAGAGGAAATGTGTCATTGTCTCCGTTAGTGAATATGATGGCGTTCGGTTCACATGTTTGGAGAATATTGTACGAATAATCCCACGCTACATAATTGCCGGAGCGATCGTGGGAGTGGTAGTTGGAAGACAGCATAATGCCCGGTACCAGAAAAAGCAGTGCAACACCAGCATACATAGCATTGAAAGCCATATTCTTTTGCTTCAAGGTGTTGACCACCTTATCCAAAAGAGCTGCGGATGCAATGCCAATCCAGATAGAATAGGCAAGAAAGCTGCCGACGTAAGAATAGTCACGTTCCCTTGGCTGGAACTTATCCTGATTAAGATATAAAATGACGGCAAGTCCGGTCATGAAAAACAGAACCAGAACAGACCACGCCCGTTCCGGATCCCGCTTGAAATGAAAGACCATGCCCAATACTCCCATAAGAAATGGAATTGGCAAACCAAACTGGCTCCAGTCGACACCATCTTCCCCTCTTTTTTCCAGAGCGCCAAATTCTGACACCCATTTGTCTCCCGCTGGTCCCCGGCCGGAAAACTGCCACAGAAAGTAACGGACATACATCCTGACAATCTGATAATCCCACAGAAAACTCAGCTGGGTGCCAAGATCATGGAACATATATTTATAACTTTGGGAGGAAGAAAAATTTTGACCGTTATTGGGCCTGCCCACAACGGAAACTTTGTGAGGATAAGAACCTACCTGCTCCTTTTTGTATCTCCTGGGCATGGTAAAAATGGAGCCATACTGTTGACGTTCGAGATATATAATGGCCCGCTCCACAGTCTCAGGATTATTCTCATCAATGGCAGGATCCTGCGAAGAACGAATAAAAAGTATACCATAGGTGGAATAGCCTACAATCACCAGAACAATAGAAGAAAGGATGAGCGAGGCGAGGCGGTTCTTCTGAATGATAGCAAAAACAGTAACGCTGAAAACAATTACCATTGTAACAGCCATTCCAAAAAGACCAATCTTTGCGGCAATCTGCGGGAACCCTTTGATTATTCCCAAATAGATGCCAAAGAATATGCCCCCAGTAATTGCGCCCATGACAATAAATGAATACCAGGAAAACTT
This is a stretch of genomic DNA from Candidatus Neomarinimicrobiota bacterium. It encodes these proteins:
- a CDS encoding DUF2723 domain-containing protein, coding for MTSEKLNRLLAGAVFAITFLIYFDTMAPTVSYWDCGEFIATSYILGVPHPPGSPLFLIIGRIFSMLPFSSDIAFRVNIISPLVSALSVMFLYLIIVQLVRQFRGKIESVADRLITFGSGAVGAFIFAFTDSQWFNAVEAEVYAMSTLSTALVAWLILHWAERADEPGNERYVLLISYVLGLATGIHLLNLLALPFMGMIIYFKKIKFSWYSFIVMGAITGGIFFGIYLGIIKGFPQIAAKIGLFGMAVTMVIVFSVTVFAIIQKNRLASLILSSIVLVIVGYSTYGILFIRSSQDPAIDENNPETVERAIIYLERQQYGSIFTMPRRYKKEQVGSYPHKVSVVGRPNNGQNFSSSQSYKYMFHDLGTQLSFLWDYQIVRMYVRYFLWQFSGRGPAGDKWVSEFGALEKRGEDGVDWSQFGLPIPFLMGVLGMVFHFKRDPERAWSVLVLFFMTGLAVILYLNQDKFQPRERDYSYVGSFLAYSIWIGIASAALLDKVVNTLKQKNMAFNAMYAGVALLFLVPGIMLSSNYHSHDRSGNYVAWDYSYNILQTCEPNAIIFTNGDNDTFPLWYLQEVEGIRKDVTVANLSLLNTDWYIQQLRELRSGSERFINLTDKQISGKRPIGVNPVDGKPLFLRVDRWKNTPITVPVAGDPDNKEGKVSWTLKPTIGGGGIRVQDLMILHIIQQSKWQIPIYFAVTVSPSNRIGLEKYLQMEGLAFRLRSHRVSAVNYDRLGKNLMTVVEDTTWSTDYAPGYKYRNLDDPEVYLNPNILKLLQNYRSAFMQLGMEKYQKLRNKRKDSFTTDDDLERFKYEALEPLNLMAELMPEDVVPVNSEEMKLQMGQIYHDSGDVERGKEILKQFHNSNRPDIVAFLLQTYTENGYDNEAVDVLEKWTLKFPADTAATSLLRQYRSRSEFPDS
- a CDS encoding glycosyltransferase family 2 protein gives rise to the protein MPLVSIIIPHYNGIEILSECLDSLKVSTYPEIEVLVVDNGSTDGSADWVAENHPDVHLIKNASNEGFAGGCNGGAQAAKGELLVFLNNDTIQEEGWIEPLVETLQSDPDVAAVQPKILNYFETDLFDYAGGSGGAMDLLCFPFARGRLFLTQEKDMGQYNDEVDIFWASGTAFMVRRSDFEAAGQFDELFFAHQEEIDLQWRLLLMGRRVMVNPKSVVYHKNAVTLPAQSLKKQYLNHRNSMLMLLSNYSLPLMLYFLPIRLALEIVAIFYSLALVDFRHVFGIFQSLVWILFHPHVILKRRRRVKSLRQLKDREVISRMYKGSVVLQYWIFRKRNYRDLVSSPD
- a CDS encoding DUF4835 family protein; this translates as MRSLVLTLIFVSLSNAQFGNVQVTLDAQRLKENDRRTTSTLANEVTSFFKLTPWDEEFSDLKVPMNVQIIFEGVADKGSERLYSAQCLFSTGIDQRYFAKLIQFPYAMGQSVVFSPVIFEPLASALEFYGYLVIAGETDTYEKFGGTRFYERAREIALRGLSSQYRRGWSERLELVNLMTKYRQTRLAKFHFYDAMAYIDEGELNSADEAFKEMMKNLEGTFTQFPREHYSIIFLTGHAEDLSKLPTGVSSKKKMLKRLSELDPDNKKKYQSGLDTKSR